The Microlunatus antarcticus DNA segment GCCATCCCGCCGTGCGCGCGGCGGGCGAGCTCCTGCACCGCCGCGGCATGCGGGCCGCGGGCTTCGAGCAGGACTACGAGGGCGTCCTCGGGGACGCCGGCGCCCTGCTGATCCTCACGCACCCCGAGCTGTTCACGACCGAGGCGCTACCGGTCCGGGTGAACCTGCAGGGCATCGGCCGCGGCCAGACCGTCGTCGACCGACGTCCCCTCGCGCAGGACCAGCAGGCTCTGGACCGCGACCCGTGGCGCGTCCTCGAGGTCGCGCTCGACCTCGACGTCGAAGCCGCCGCGGCCGCGTACTGCGCGGTCGTCGACGACTTCGACCGCTAGCTCACTGGTGCGGGTGGTCGTGTCCCGCGTGGTCGTCGGAACCCTCGTGCTGCTGCTTGAGCTCGGCGACCTGCTTGTGCACCTCGGCCATGTCGAGGCCCTTGACCGCGTCCACGACCTGCTTCAGGGCCGGGCCGGGCAGCGCGCCCGCCTGGTTGAAGACCAGCACGCCCTCACGGAAGGCCATCAGCGTCGGGATGCCCTCGATGCCGAGCGACCCGGAGAGCGCCTGGTTGGCGTCCGTGTCCAGCTTGGCGAAGACGATCTCGCCGTGCTCGCTCGACTCCTTCTCGAAGATCGGGCCGAAGCGCTTGCACGGGCCGCACCAGTCGGCCCAGAAGTCGACCAGCACGATGTCGTTGTCGCTGATCGTCTGCTCGAAGTTGTCGGCGTTGATCTCGACCGTCGCCATGTTCCTGCTCCTCCACGTTGCGTCTCGCGACGTCCGTCGCGGGCCTTGGAGGAGGAACGACCGACCCGGCGGGGCTATTCCGACGGCCCCGCGACCTACTTGATGGCCACCAGCCGGCGTACGGGGATGGCGATGTCGACCGAGCCGCGCCGTTCGGCGGCCTCGCTGAGGTAGTCGAGCGCCGACGCGACCCGGGCGGGGGAGGTGAACGGCAGGTAGACGGCGGAGAGCAGGAGGGCCGCGTCGTCCGAGGTCTCGATGGTGAAGCGGTAGCGCTCGCGCTTGTCCTCGACCACCGTCATGCCCTGCTCGGCCACCGTCCGGCGGAAGCCGGCCAGCTCGACCGGTCCCGGGAAGCGGGGCTTGGCCCGCAGCCGGACGTTCAGCTGGCCCAGCTGGCGCACGTCGGCGGGGGCCAGCGGGCGTACGGCGGGGGCGATGGCGGCGAGCACGCCACCGGGGCGGAGCACCCGGGCCACCTCGGCGATCACCGTCGGCAGCGGCTGGACGACGACGAGGCCGAGCGCGCTCGTCACCACGTCCACGGAACCGTCGCGGAACGGCAGCACCCGGGCGTCCGCCCGGACGAGCGGACCGGCGCCTCGCTGCTGGGCGAGCCGGAGCTCGGTGTCGGAGAGGTCGACCCCGACGACAGTGCGTCCGGGACGGGCGAGCTCACGGGCGACGGGTCCGGAGCCCGACGCCAGGTCGACGACCACGCCTGCGTCCGCCGAGACGGCCCGGGCCAGCCAGCGGTAGGGCGTGTGGTCGGCGCGGAGGGCGCGCGACAGCACGTCCTCGACCACCCCGGGCCGGCTGGCGTGGAAGCCGGCGAGGTAGTCGGGCCAGTCGACCTGGCGGTCAGCCACGGCCCGCGTCAGACCGGGGTGACGAACAGGTGGGTCGAGGCCTCGCGGTCGATCTCGCAGCCCGGGAACCCGGCCGCGGACAGGCGTACGCCCAGTCCGCCGGCCTCGGCGTCGACCTCGGTGCCCGGTCGGATGCCGGCGACTCGCAGGGTGCCCATCATCTCGACGTCCTTCTGGATCTCCTCGCTCATGCGCTCGATCACCACGCGCGCCGGGGCGTCGCGGACCGCGTCGGCGAGCTGGACGTTCCCGGACCGGAACAGCGTGGCGGGCTCGACCACGCCGAGCTCGTCGAGGCCGGGGATCGGGTTGCCGTACGGGGACTCCGTCGGGCTGTTGAGCAGGTCGACGAGCTTGCGCTCGACGTCCTCGGAGATCACGTGCTCCCAGCGGCAGGCCTCGTCGTGGACGAGCTCCCAGTCCAGCCCGATGACGTCGATGAGCAGCCGCTCGGCCAGCCGGTGCTTGCGCATGACCCGGATGGCCCGGGACCGGCCCTCGTCGCTCAGCTCGAGGTGACGGTCGCCCTGGACGCGCACCAGGTTGTCGCGCTCCATCCGCGCGACCGTCTGGGAGACGGTCGGCCCGCTCTGGTGCAGGCGCTCGGCGATGCGGGCGCGGAGGGGGACGATCCCCTCCTCCTCCAGCTCGTAGATCGTCCGGAGGTACATCTCCGTGGTGTCGATGAGATCGCTCACGTTCAGCCCTCCTGGATCGGCGCACGGGCCTGTGGAGCAACGTCAGCCCTCGCGTGTGCGACCCGACCGCAAGACTAGACGACATGACTCCCCCCGATCGCCCGGTGATCTGGTGGGTGCGGCGCGACTTCCGCCTCGCCGACAACCCCGCGCTGGGTGCCGCCGTCGACGAGGGGGCGGCCGTGCTGCCCCTCTTCGTCTCCGACCCCGTCCTGCGCCGGTCCGCCGGGCACGGCCGGGCCGCATGGCTGACGGCCGCGGTGGCCGACCTCGACCGGGTGCTGTGGGACGCGGGCGGGCCGGGTCTCACGGTGCTCGAGGGCCGGCCCGAGGAGGTCGTCCCCCGCCTCGCCGCCGCGGTGGACGCGCCCACGGTGCACGTGAGCGCGGACTTCGGCCCGTACGGACGCCGGCGGGACGGCCGGGTCGCGG contains these protein-coding regions:
- the trxA gene encoding thioredoxin; the encoded protein is MATVEINADNFEQTISDNDIVLVDFWADWCGPCKRFGPIFEKESSEHGEIVFAKLDTDANQALSGSLGIEGIPTLMAFREGVLVFNQAGALPGPALKQVVDAVKGLDMAEVHKQVAELKQQHEGSDDHAGHDHPHQ
- a CDS encoding class I SAM-dependent methyltransferase, with product MADRQVDWPDYLAGFHASRPGVVEDVLSRALRADHTPYRWLARAVSADAGVVVDLASGSGPVARELARPGRTVVGVDLSDTELRLAQQRGAGPLVRADARVLPFRDGSVDVVTSALGLVVVQPLPTVIAEVARVLRPGGVLAAIAPAVRPLAPADVRQLGQLNVRLRAKPRFPGPVELAGFRRTVAEQGMTVVEDKRERYRFTIETSDDAALLLSAVYLPFTSPARVASALDYLSEAAERRGSVDIAIPVRRLVAIK
- a CDS encoding metal-dependent transcriptional regulator, which codes for MSDLIDTTEMYLRTIYELEEEGIVPLRARIAERLHQSGPTVSQTVARMERDNLVRVQGDRHLELSDEGRSRAIRVMRKHRLAERLLIDVIGLDWELVHDEACRWEHVISEDVERKLVDLLNSPTESPYGNPIPGLDELGVVEPATLFRSGNVQLADAVRDAPARVVIERMSEEIQKDVEMMGTLRVAGIRPGTEVDAEAGGLGVRLSAAGFPGCEIDREASTHLFVTPV